The following are encoded together in the Chlorocebus sabaeus isolate Y175 chromosome 20, mChlSab1.0.hap1, whole genome shotgun sequence genome:
- the ZNF691 gene encoding zinc finger protein 691 isoform X2, translated as MGSEKEQSPEPHLPEEGEGGKPWRVDDSEGSWIPPGEKEHGQESLSDELQETHPKKPWQKVTVPAREPGDPIAHPRHEADEKPFICAQCGKTFNNTSNLRTHQRIHTGEKPYKCSECGKSFSRSSNRIRHERIHLEEKHYKCPKCQESFRRRSDLTTHQQDHLGKRPYRCDICGKSFSQSATLAVHHRTHLEPAPYICCECGKSFSNSSSFGVHHRTHTGERPYECTECGRTFSDISNFGAHQRTHRGEKPYRCTVCGKHFSRSSNLIRHQKTHLGEHAGKDSS; from the coding sequence ATGGGCAGTGAGAAGGAGCAGAGTCCAGAACCACACCTGcctgaggaaggggaagggggtaAGCCTTGGAGAGTGGATGACTCAGAGGGTTCTTGGATCCCACCTGGGGAGAAGGAGCATGGGCAAGAGAGCCTGTCGGATGAACTGCAAGAAACTCATCCAAAAAAACCATGGCAGAAAGTCACTGTCCCGGCTCGAGAGCCAGGGGATCCCATTGCTCATCCAAGGCATGAGGCAGATGAGAAGCCCTTTATATGTGCCCAGTGTGGCAAAACCTTCAATAATACCTCCAACCTGAGAACACACCAGCGGATCCACACTGGTGAGAAGCCTTACAAGTGTTCTGAATGTGGCAAGAGCTTCTCGAGAAGCTCCAACCGCATCCGGCACGAGCGGATCCACCTGGAAGAGAAACACTACAAATGCCCCAAGTGTCAGGAGAGCTTTCGGCGGCGCTCAGACCTCACCACACACCAGCAAGATCACCTAGGCAAGCGGCCATACCGCTGTGACATCTGTGGCAAGAGCTTCAGCCAGAGCGCCACACTAGCTGTGCATCACCGGACCCACCTGGAGCCAGCGCCCTACATCTGCTGTGAGTGTGGGAAGAGCTTCAGCAACAGCTCCAGCTTTGGCGTGCATCACCGCACCCACACAGGTGAGAGACCTTATGAGTGCACTGAGTGCGGGCGGACCTTCAGCGATATCTCCAACTTTGGAGCTCACCAGAGGACCCACAGAGGGGAGAAGCCCTACCGGTGCACTGTGTGCGGGAAACACTTCTCCCGGAGCTCAAATCTCATCCGCCACCAGAAAACTCACTTGGGCGAGCATGCTGGGAAAGATTCCAGCTGA
- the ZNF691 gene encoding zinc finger protein 691 isoform X1 — protein sequence MAQISSGGGGQSRCLLFALGSEMGSEKEQSPEPHLPEEGEGGKPWRVDDSEGSWIPPGEKEHGQESLSDELQETHPKKPWQKVTVPAREPGDPIAHPRHEADEKPFICAQCGKTFNNTSNLRTHQRIHTGEKPYKCSECGKSFSRSSNRIRHERIHLEEKHYKCPKCQESFRRRSDLTTHQQDHLGKRPYRCDICGKSFSQSATLAVHHRTHLEPAPYICCECGKSFSNSSSFGVHHRTHTGERPYECTECGRTFSDISNFGAHQRTHRGEKPYRCTVCGKHFSRSSNLIRHQKTHLGEHAGKDSS from the exons ATGGCACAAATATCATCTGGTGGTGGTGGACAAAGCCGGTGCCTTCTTTTTGCTCTG GGTTCAGAGATGGGCAGTGAGAAGGAGCAGAGTCCAGAACCACACCTGcctgaggaaggggaagggggtaAGCCTTGGAGAGTGGATGACTCAGAGGGTTCTTGGATCCCACCTGGGGAGAAGGAGCATGGGCAAGAGAGCCTGTCGGATGAACTGCAAGAAACTCATCCAAAAAAACCATGGCAGAAAGTCACTGTCCCGGCTCGAGAGCCAGGGGATCCCATTGCTCATCCAAGGCATGAGGCAGATGAGAAGCCCTTTATATGTGCCCAGTGTGGCAAAACCTTCAATAATACCTCCAACCTGAGAACACACCAGCGGATCCACACTGGTGAGAAGCCTTACAAGTGTTCTGAATGTGGCAAGAGCTTCTCGAGAAGCTCCAACCGCATCCGGCACGAGCGGATCCACCTGGAAGAGAAACACTACAAATGCCCCAAGTGTCAGGAGAGCTTTCGGCGGCGCTCAGACCTCACCACACACCAGCAAGATCACCTAGGCAAGCGGCCATACCGCTGTGACATCTGTGGCAAGAGCTTCAGCCAGAGCGCCACACTAGCTGTGCATCACCGGACCCACCTGGAGCCAGCGCCCTACATCTGCTGTGAGTGTGGGAAGAGCTTCAGCAACAGCTCCAGCTTTGGCGTGCATCACCGCACCCACACAGGTGAGAGACCTTATGAGTGCACTGAGTGCGGGCGGACCTTCAGCGATATCTCCAACTTTGGAGCTCACCAGAGGACCCACAGAGGGGAGAAGCCCTACCGGTGCACTGTGTGCGGGAAACACTTCTCCCGGAGCTCAAATCTCATCCGCCACCAGAAAACTCACTTGGGCGAGCATGCTGGGAAAGATTCCAGCTGA